The Dermacentor andersoni chromosome 1, qqDerAnde1_hic_scaffold, whole genome shotgun sequence genomic interval GCAACTTTTCGGCAAAACCTTAGACGGCGTCTTGGAACCTCCCATCAGAGGGACCTAAATAAGGTAAGGGTTTTCAAAGGAGTGTGCGCAGAACTGGAGAGGCAGTGCAACGGTCAAATCTTTTATTTTGAAATTCGCCGCAAACCGCACTTTTTGGTTTCCTTAGGTGAAGAGTCTCGTTCTTGTTGGGCGACTGCAGCGCTCGGCCTAGTACTCCTCGCCGTCGTCAGCGCCCTCGTTTGAGTCCATGCCAACCTCCTCGTAGTCCTTCTCGAGGGCGGCCATGTCCTCACGGGCCTCCGAGAACTCGCCCTCTTCCATGCCTTCGCCCACGTACCAGTGGACGAAGGCGCGCTTGGCGTACATGAGGTCGAACTTGTGGTCCAGTCGCGCCCAAGCCTCGGCGATGGCGGTCGTGTTGGACAACATGCAGACGGCACGCGGAACCTTGGCCAGGTCTCCGCCGGGCACCACGGTAGGCGGCTGGTAGTTGATGCCCACCTTGAATCCTGTGGGACACCAGTCCACAAACTGGATGGTGCGCTTCGTCTTGATGGCCGCGATGGCAGCGTTGACATCCTTAGGCACCACATCGCCTCTGTACAGCATACAGCAGGCCATGTACTTGCCGTGGCGCGGATCGCACTTGACCATCTGGTTGGCCGGCTCAAAACATGCGTTGGTGATCTCTGCCACGGTAAGCTGCTCATGGTAGGCCTTCTCGGAGGAGATGACGGGAGCATATGTCACCAGCGGGAAGTGGATTCTGCGTTCAGAAAGGTAAGCGAATTGTATCAGTATGCTGCTGAAAAGAAAAATCAACGGGTAAAGGGGGAGGGGCGAGCAGGATGATATGGATTTTGGCTAAACGTTCTGAGAAGCTGGTGTCGCCTCCCACGGCGACATCTCACGCTGCACATTCGACAGCATCAGTATGATGAAATGCATCATACTGTAGAGAATGTCCCATTGTACGCACAATATACTACGATGTATACGCGTGAAAGTGTGGAGTAGTACCTGAAATCTAAGATGCCAGTAATTTTAGTACAGACATggcaaagaaagtaaagaaacggTGTAACAAACCTAGGATAAGGTACCAAGTTGGTCTGGAACTCGGTCAAGTCGACGTTGAGCGCACCATCGAAGCGGAGGGAAGCGGTAATGGAGGAGACGATCTGACTAATGAGCCGGTTCAGGTTCGTGTATGTGGGACGGTCGATATCCAAATTGCGCCGGCAGATGTCGTAGATGGCCTCGTTGTCAACCATGAAGGCGCAGTCGGAGTGCTCCAGGGTCGTGTGCGTGGTCAAGATGGAGTTGTACGGTTCAACAACAGCAGTCGAAACCTGCGCATGTCGCCACGTTAGAAATGCTTCTACAAGGGCAGCAGATGTGTACAAAGCGCAAAATGAAGCGTCAAGAAATCATTTGCTGCTGTTATAAGTAAACATGCCATTCAACGCGCAATATAAAGGCTCCTACCCGATTCACAACGGACACAGCGCAAGACACCCTgacaaaaaaggaagacagcTTTATTTGACTGCGTTCAATGTATTCGGTGACCCCAAGGAGAAGACATTTGCGCCTTCAACTGACAAGGCTTTCCTTGGCTCCGACTGTGCAGATTTTGGAAAAGTTACCAACATGCTCCTAAATGTTTAACGCTTTAGCGACGGCTTTCTGCCTGATTATGCGCACATTTTAGTGGGATATTAGATAGTGGACGAAAATGCACACTCGGCTAACTTGTTAATGTACAGGTGATTGAGAGTGCCAACAAATTCAGCATTTGACGCTCCTTAGTGTTTCCATAATGCTgatcacctttggtgaccagacACCATTTAGCAAAGGCTGTTAAAGCACGCGCAAATGCACACCTGCGGCGCTGGGTAGATGGAAAACTCGAGCTTGGACTTCTTCCCGTAGTCGACCGAAAGGCGCTCCATGAGCAGCGACGTGAATCCGGAGCCAGTGCCGCCGCCAAAGCTGTGGAACACGAGGAAGCCCTGTAGACCCGTGCACTGGTCGGCCAGCTTCCGGATGCGGTCAAGCACTAGGTCGACGATCTCCTTGCCGATGGTGTAATGGCCACGCGCGTAGTTGTTGGCAGCGTCCTCCTTGCCAGAGATTAGCTGCTCCGGGTGGTAGAGCTGCCTGTAGGCGCCAGAGCGCACCTCGTCAACGACGGTCGGCTCGAGATCGACGAATACGGCTCGCGGGACATGACGGCCGGCGCCGGTTTCGGCGAAAAAAGTGTTGAAAGAATCGTCGATCCCGCCCGACACCTTGTCGCTGGGCATCTGGCCATCCTGCTGGATGCCATGCTCCAGGCAGTAGAGTTCCCAGCAGGCGTTGCCAATCTGCACGCCGGCCTGGCCAATGTGGACACTGATGCACTCCCTCTGCGAAATAAATACAATAGCAAACACTAAGGGGCAGAATGAGCGGGAGCAAGAAAAATCAAGTTGACTTAATGAACTTGTCTGCACGGTTTCAATGACGTCCAGGATGACCATTAGCGTATGTGAAAGtgtcacattatatatatatatatatatatagcacgttGTACGCAAGGAGGTAGTGCCCATGGGTGCGACTTTCATGAAAAGGCAGCGAGGGGCAGCAAAGATTATGGTGTTTGATTAGGCCGCCAAAGCAACACTGGCGCTTTGAGAGACGCCGTAGTTCGGCACCCTGGACTGGAATGTATAAATTTCGACTAGCGGGGGTTTGTCAAGGTGCACCCGAAGTACTGTTTCCGCCGAAGACCATTTCCGTTTTCCACCTCCATTTgtatgcggctgccgcggctgggaagtcgaacacgcgaccttgtgctcaacaGAAAGAAATTTATACGACTATCAATGCCGTATAACGTGTCAATCGGTTAGGTGGTTCATCtgtgcagaaaagaaagaaaaaccgttACGGGAGCTGCTAAGAAAAAACGGCGAAAGTCTTCCTTGCACTACTGTCGGACGATGTATGCTGCCTCTGCTCTCGATCGACTGCCACAAAGCTGTGCGCGAGGAGTACATGTGCGATTCACAGTACATGAACCTTCTACTGCGAAGCGTGTACGTACACATCATACCGTCCTCTTTCCTCTTCACATCATAATCTGTTGCTCCCCTAAACCCCTACACAGCTTGGagtataacattccagaagcagTTCACTAAGGCCGACCTCTctacctttctgccattaaagcTCCTTTCTCTCTGCTGGTTGCTTTTGTTGCTTTGTATATGGCTAGCAGATTCGTCCGTCTGTtcgtcgcctgtacgccgaaaattcCTCCGGCGCAAACCCATGCGCATTCGCGAAAAAAGTCGCGGCGATCGCTCTGAATGTTATCGACCATGTTATAACGCATGACCTTCATTGCCATATAGAagacgtgggatggcggcgctcctTCACTCCAATTGGAGGGTCGACTAGATGAATAAAACGCAATAGTGTGCTCACCAATCATTGACTTTAACATTGACCTAGCGCGCCCCGACGACAAGTGGATTGTATCCTTCCTGTTGGAACGGTTTGGAATTGAGTGCGACACGGACGTAATTTACCGACCACCCGTCACCGGTCGTGTAGAGATATAACCTTTGGCAAGAACGTGTCTAGCATAGCAGCACAACCGATCGCGAtgtaccacagcgaccacaaagctatgGTCACTGTGGTAATGTATGAGAAACTAAGGACGATAGAACTCAGGAAGTTGCGTGTATttgtctttattcaatcaatatagcaataaccatataaatcaatatagTTGTCAATATAGTAATCCCAATACaccttcgctggttatccttcacagagtggaagggcaatAAATTTTTTCTTGTTTCACTTTGCGCCTCAGGGCCCGTATTTTGTAAGGATTCATTTCGTCCGATTATGTTTATTTAATCGATCCGCCGAGTGGATGATCTCTGCGACAGCGGGGCTCGCTTCGTACAAACCAATGACAAAAAGAACGGAAAACGGAAATTGTCAGAAAGTGGGACCGCCGGCTTCGCTTGACTTCCTTCGCTGTTGATTTATGGTTGTCCCCACACGCAACCACACGGCTGCTTCGGAATGCATTGCATCCCAATGCAGTTCGCCGATCCTGGTGGCATGCACCCGCAACGCCAGTTTCAGAGTTCGGCGCAGTCTAAGCGGCGTAGACCAATGCTTATATTTACACTTATTTATGACGCCTGCTATTGCCACGGCACCACTATTTCTTGTTTGGTCCTCAGATTTCGACACCGGGACAGCACCATTAGAGAATGGTCGTAAACGTTGGTTCGTAACGGAAATGAACTTAACCCGGCTTAGCTGTACAAACGAAAGCAAAGCAACAAGCTAGGTGATCCTTATACGGCATTAGATAGTTTTTACGTAAGAAAGGATGAGGTACGATGTAATACGTTAAATTTGAATTCTTGTTGAATTCGAAATGTGACCAAGATGCCATAAATGAATAAGTAATCGTTGTGAGGAAGAAAGCCTTCTATAGAGAACCATTACTCACAGCGAAATGCAATCAAAGACAGCCGGTAAAAGTACAGTGGTGTTGAAGGAATGGGCAACTACCGTATTTATTAACATATAGGTCGCCCCTTCCGTTTTCGGAAATGTCGCCCAAAATGAGCTATCGACCTATAGTTGCGACCAAAGCTAGCAGAAGTACCAAGCTAATGGAGTTCCTCCGCCACGCCCTACGAAAAGCCAGTCTGGAGATTTGCCAGGCTGGCTTTAAGATATGCTGCATATCCAACGCACTCGACGGCACCAAGGACCACGTCATTTGGGGTGCCGAGGATGCCTGCAAAGCATCCGAAGAAGTCTACTTCTCTCGAAGTTCCTACGAAGGTGCAGCTTGTCGCATCGAATGGCGAGATTTAGTATGTGAGCTTGCGCTAATAAAAGAGCGTTATGTTCAGAGCTCTTAGTTTTACTAAAAAGATGTAAGTAGACCTAtatttaaattatttttatttctcggCGAGTTCAATATACAGGGGTCGATTTATATTCGTGTTTGACCTATCTTCGAGTAAATGGGTAGTACTTCGCAGGTCAACGATACAGGTCATGTGTCATAGGAAATCAGCGTTTATGTACCAACAGAATGAACGATTTGAGCGATTAATTCTTGCGTCTTAGCCGTGTCTATACAGAGAAAGAACACGAAgacagaaaagtaaaaaaaaaaaaaaggggcaaGTTAATAGCGTGACGGCGTGCGACTGCGGCGAGCCGTAACACTTCATGCCCAGACTGAATTAACTTTGCAGCCTACGCCTGTCACGACTGTTGGCGATAGGCTAAGCCAAGCGTTTAGTGCTGTTATTATGGGTAGAGAAGTTGCACAAACATCTGTATGCGATCGTGTGAAGGCGTAAGAAGGCAAGAACTTAATATGGGAGCGCACGCTTTCTTCGTTCACAGAGGGCCAAGTACGTGAAACCGGTAAAGGTGCGGGCCGTGCTTGCTCCACGACcttcacctataaaagcacgtaTACATAAGCGGCAGCATCCAAAGCAGAATCAGCGAACACGGATAATGACGAACGATAGCCTATAAAATATCATATACGGTCCAAGTGACCACAGCGACTTCCAAAAGTCTGCAAACCTTCGCGGCTCGATGCCAGTTCGTTCTTATCCACACTCATTCATTCCGGTATACCATGTACCATCCCGTGCAGGGATCGCAAGGTGTTTTCGACTTACGCGTAAACAGAAACCAGACGTCGTCTTTGCTTCGTGTGGACGAAATGCTGTCAATCGCGGCGACTCACGCTCTGTTCTGCGCTCCGGCCAAAGATCAGGTAAGCAAGGAACTGTCACGGAGTTTGCTTGCCGGACACAATGCATGGGGGTTATGCACCGAGCCCGCTACGCGGCGACGGCATCGCCAGTGCAGCCGCGCCATATTGCCGGTCGTGTCATTCGCGCAGCGTCGGAGAAACGCCGGAGATCTGTATTGCGTGAACTGCTGACGCTCATCGTTGAAGCCGCTGTGCTGATTTAATCACTGGCTGATACATCAGCACGCACGCTGTATGCGCGTGGGGGCCGTGGGTGCTAGTTTGTTTAGCAGTAACTGTGGGCTGGCGGCGGTATGGCGAATTGTGCTGCGTTTGGCTGCACGAGCTACACGATAAAGAAACCCGGTGATCAGAATGTGGCCCAGATGGGGTTCTTGTCGATACTGAAGGTGATCAAGCATCAGTGCTAGAAGATCGCAGAGCTAACAGCGCGGAGAAGGGTGGAGTAGTTCACGGACCACACTGTGATACACTGCGAAATCTGCAGTAAACATCGTTTTTTGGTGAAGCAGTGCAAACGCTACTTTGCAGGACGTTAGTGGACGCAGCACACAGTCGGCGGTTATGTTTGAAAGTTAAGTACTAAACACCAGAGAACTCTGTTGAACACATGCGCGGAGTCTTGCGCTAATTCGAGATGTACAAGAACACCGTTTAAAAGAGCCACCGCAAGATATTCTAACGCAGCGCGATAGACGCGAGGCAGTATAGTCAAACATCGTGCTGAACCTCACATTAGTTAGAGCGAGTCAATACaggcgctctttttttttcctcataacGTAATTTTTCTTGTTCATTAAATCCATTGTGTACATGACAAACAACGCACAAATCACGAACCAGAACAAGCAGGCGCTCTGCAAGGACGGCACGTGTGTtttgagtgaaataactttattggaggtccggcgaggacgcacGCATGTTTTGGCAGCAGCGTACAAGCGAACGCGTGAAATCGCGACCGGCAATACGGCGGCAACCGCGGACGACGCTAGCACTGCTCACGGATGACGTCAAGTTCGTATCCCTTATAGTTCTTAAAATGTTTGTGCATTTGATCGAAGGGAGTTCGACCTAAAGGTACGCAAGCTGTGGCGCTTGCGAATGATTACACTTCGCAAACATTTTTGGAAAGCCAAACACGGTAGAGAACAACCTGTACTATTGAATGAAAGCTGTTTGGCTGACAACGAAAGGTCGCCTCCGCTAATCTGCCATATATCGTAGATCATGGATTGCAGTGGCACCTAAGAAGCACTGGTAGATGTGCTTCGTGGAGAAAACGTTGCTAGTATTCCGCGCGATGCGAAAGAGCTGCACGCTTTTTTTCTAGCTGGAACTctttcgaaaaaaataaatacgaaAGAATAAAGAAACCCCTCGTGCGCTGCGAAATTCGAGCGCTTTACAGATAACAAAAGTAAGAAGAGTTTCTGGCTCAATTCCGACTCGCTTATtcatcagcagtggcagcacgcCGTTCCGCAGCCAACTACGCAGTAAAATACGCTAGTTCTTTTTACGAATAAGCAGGATTTAGTGTACGCCGCAGCTTGCGCACGCTTAGTGATTTGTACGGCTCTGACAGAGATAGAAAACTTGCAGATTCAGGATTTTCGCTCGAAAGACAAGCTGGGTACTCGTAGTGAGGGCGAGATGCGCGCTCATACTACGACTCCCGTCACACAGGCAATAGAAAGATAAACATGCGGAAATACCACTACTCGATATGGAGATAAGGAGACCACCACTCGGAACGGCAACGATAACCGCGGAAGGGTTACAGTACATTGCCGATGTAATGGTTTAACATCAGCAGTGCGCACCTATGCGCACTGCAGTAGACGCGCTTATCTTTTATGCACACACTGCATGTGGTCAAAGACCGTACAGGTAACGGTGGAGAGGCCGCCATTTCACTCCCAAATATGGAAGCTAATCCCCGGCAAAGCGAGTTAGCTTTCGCCGGCGTTTTCGATCAGTGCAACACGTAACCTGCCCTCCAGAACACAGCTCCATTGACGCATAAGTACAAAGAGAGCTAGAGAGAAATGCATGCCTGGGCTTCGGGTTGCGTTGCAGCCGGCTACTGAATTGAGAAAGCAGAGGGACAGCCTCACAGGACTATATAGGTGGGCGAGACGGtcccttttcttctcgttgaaACTGGAGATTGCTCCGGCGTTCGGCATCACACGATCCTCGCATCTTGCGGCTGTGCCAAGTTCCCCCGAAAAGGAAACCATGGCTCAGGCGCAGAGTGGCAGCTGTTGCTGCCCATCCCGGACACGAAGGTGTGCTAGCGGTAGGAAGGAGCGTTGTTAGAAAATTCCACCATGTCTGCCTCCTTCCGCGGCAGAGAAATAAATCAGTGGTATAGGGCTGGaagcggataaaaaaaaaaatcgggaagTGAGCCACGCTTCCGCCCCGTATTGCAAAGAGACAGCGGAAATTTCGCACGCCACAGTACACAGATCCGCACCCCACCCCCTACGGCGATCCCGGCGCCTCCAGGGGGGGCAGGGATCGCGCACGCCGCAGCGAGGACTCACCATGTCTGGTGGAAGAACGGTTCTTCGTACTCCGCACTGAACTACAACGCGCTCGCAGCGGACGTAAGGACGTAAGTGGCGCGCCGCGCCGCCGACGCTCCCCTTTATAGACGCGGCGGCCCACGGTCACGTGGAGGGGCGCCGCAAACCGGCTCCCTTTTGCCCAAGAAGGAGCGATAAGGCCGCGTCGGCGGCGCGCCCGGCAGCGTGCATCT includes:
- the LOC126547411 gene encoding tubulin alpha-1C chain-like; translation: MRECISVHIGQAGVQIGNACWELYCLEHGIQQDGQMPSDKVSGGIDDSFNTFFAETGAGRHVPRAVFVDLEPTVVDEVRSGAYRQLYHPEQLISGKEDAANNYARGHYTIGKEIVDLVLDRIRKLADQCTGLQGFLVFHSFGGGTGSGFTSLLMERLSVDYGKKSKLEFSIYPAPQVSTAVVEPYNSILTTHTTLEHSDCAFMVDNEAIYDICRRNLDIDRPTYTNLNRLISQIVSSITASLRFDGALNVDLTEFQTNLVPYPRIHFPLVTYAPVISSEKAYHEQLTVAEITNACFEPANQMVKCDPRHGKYMACCMLYRGDVVPKDVNAAIAAIKTKRTIQFVDWCPTGFKVGINYQPPTVVPGGDLAKVPRAVCMLSNTTAIAEAWARLDHKFDLMYAKRAFVHWYVGEGMEEGEFSEAREDMAALEKDYEEVGMDSNEGADDGEEY